One window of the Posidoniimonas polymericola genome contains the following:
- a CDS encoding RrF2 family transcriptional regulator, which translates to MKLTKTAEYALTALLQLADYSGDEPVSSHRLARRAALPERYFLQVLRSLVTHGLLQSTRGVVGGYRLCVPLNEISLLQVMEITDGPIRTSVAPSSALPPRVIERINRTLAAVATAAEEQLAGVSLADLTAEQDAPDQTAGRADATATREDGPEPTVRETHLRGCNCGQRSSE; encoded by the coding sequence ATGAAGCTAACTAAGACCGCCGAGTACGCCCTCACCGCGCTGCTGCAGCTCGCCGACTACTCGGGCGACGAGCCCGTCTCTTCGCACCGCCTGGCGCGCCGCGCCGCGCTCCCCGAACGCTACTTTCTACAGGTGCTCCGGAGCCTGGTGACGCACGGGCTGCTGCAGTCGACCCGCGGCGTTGTCGGCGGTTACCGGCTCTGCGTGCCGCTGAATGAGATCAGCCTGCTGCAGGTCATGGAGATCACCGACGGGCCCATCCGGACCAGCGTCGCGCCGTCGTCGGCGCTGCCGCCCCGCGTGATCGAGCGGATCAATCGCACGCTGGCGGCGGTCGCCACCGCCGCCGAAGAGCAGCTGGCGGGGGTTAGTCTAGCCGACCTGACCGCCGAGCAGGACGCCCCCGACCAGACGGCGGGCCGCGCTGATGCCACCGCCACCCGCGAAGACGGCCCCGAGCCGACCGTGCGCGAGACGCACCTGCGCGGCTGCAACTGCGGGCAACGGTCGTCGGAGTAG
- a CDS encoding PDZ domain-containing protein — protein sequence MRFQLAHRSRVLALTLACGVGAAALAQEPGEVIVRVGEDPAEAATTPPNEPPAPPVAPTEVRPARPSYWIGILGGDVSEELRAHLGLEGAGVLVREVVPDSPADQAGIKKFDVLLSANGQPVTEMGALAQVVREVGGTDNGKITIDLLRAGGHEQLTVTPAERPAPAAPPQPVGPNGPAAPEGLGPEAVMQQFFGGADGGPFQFRMFGPGVAVGGANVDIQAPGNTSVQVQTQNGQTHVTVNQNGKTWEVDADDPEALEQLPEEVRPMVEGLINGQGVDVNVDLQDMLPQLEGMFDGFGERWAGRRDERLRRRMEALERQLDQLRSRLGEESGEAPAANDVAPAFEPPQPPAPAVEVEIPAEGASSEDVPADK from the coding sequence ATGCGATTCCAACTTGCCCATCGAAGCCGCGTGCTGGCGCTAACCCTCGCCTGCGGAGTCGGCGCCGCCGCGCTGGCGCAGGAGCCGGGCGAGGTGATCGTCCGCGTTGGTGAGGACCCGGCCGAGGCGGCCACCACGCCCCCGAACGAGCCCCCTGCCCCGCCGGTCGCCCCCACCGAAGTGCGGCCCGCACGTCCGTCGTACTGGATCGGCATCCTCGGCGGCGACGTCAGCGAAGAGCTGCGGGCGCACCTGGGCCTCGAAGGCGCCGGTGTGCTGGTCCGCGAGGTCGTGCCCGACAGCCCCGCCGACCAGGCCGGCATCAAGAAGTTCGACGTCCTGCTGTCCGCCAATGGCCAGCCGGTCACCGAGATGGGCGCCCTCGCCCAGGTCGTGCGTGAGGTCGGCGGGACCGACAACGGCAAGATCACGATCGACCTGCTCCGCGCCGGCGGTCACGAGCAGCTAACGGTCACGCCGGCCGAACGCCCCGCGCCGGCCGCTCCGCCGCAACCGGTCGGGCCGAACGGGCCGGCGGCGCCCGAGGGGCTTGGGCCCGAAGCGGTCATGCAGCAGTTCTTTGGCGGCGCCGACGGAGGGCCGTTCCAGTTCCGCATGTTCGGCCCCGGCGTTGCGGTCGGCGGCGCGAACGTCGACATCCAGGCGCCCGGCAACACCTCGGTGCAGGTGCAGACCCAAAACGGACAGACCCACGTCACCGTGAACCAGAACGGTAAGACCTGGGAGGTTGACGCCGATGACCCGGAGGCGCTCGAGCAGCTCCCCGAGGAGGTGCGCCCGATGGTCGAAGGCCTGATCAACGGTCAGGGCGTCGACGTGAACGTCGACCTGCAGGACATGCTGCCGCAGCTCGAGGGGATGTTCGACGGCTTCGGCGAACGCTGGGCCGGACGGCGTGACGAGCGGCTGCGTCGCCGCATGGAGGCGCTGGAGCGTCAGCTCGACCAGCTCCGTAGCCGGCTCGGCGAAGAATCGGGTGAGGCCCCGGCAGCAAACGACGTTGCCCCGGCGTTCGAACCGCCCCAACCCCCGGCCCCGGCGGTCGAGGTTGAGATTCCCGCCGAGGGAGCTTCTTCCGAGGACGTGCCCGCCGACAAGTAG
- a CDS encoding RNA polymerase sigma factor, with the protein MPPAPQPTPPKIDWQAALAEHQPWLRTVVLARLGGPDGVADVMQQVALAAAKRSHELRDPTRVAPWLYRVAVTESLLHRRRLGRRRGLLNRFRSEVRHEEQDPQQPDPLDWLLAAEQRRLVRRSLAVLPKRDAEVLLLKHTQDWTYRQLAEHLGVSEAAVDGRLQRARAKLRRALMAADPTLSETH; encoded by the coding sequence ATGCCACCCGCCCCCCAACCGACACCACCGAAGATTGACTGGCAGGCCGCGTTGGCCGAGCACCAGCCGTGGCTGCGGACCGTCGTGCTGGCTCGGCTCGGCGGGCCTGACGGCGTCGCGGACGTGATGCAGCAAGTAGCGCTGGCCGCCGCGAAGCGAAGCCACGAGCTCCGCGACCCCACGCGGGTCGCGCCGTGGCTGTACCGCGTCGCGGTGACCGAGTCGCTGCTGCACCGCCGCCGGCTCGGCCGCCGGCGGGGGCTGCTCAACCGGTTCCGCAGCGAGGTCCGACACGAGGAACAAGACCCCCAACAACCCGACCCGCTCGACTGGCTGCTGGCCGCCGAACAGCGCCGGCTCGTCCGCCGTTCGCTGGCCGTGCTGCCCAAACGCGACGCCGAGGTGCTGCTGCTCAAGCACACGCAGGACTGGACCTACCGGCAGCTGGCCGAGCACCTGGGCGTCAGCGAGGCCGCCGTCGATGGCCGCCTGCAGCGCGCCCGGGCGAAGCTCCGGCGAGCCCTGATGGCGGCCGACCCAACCCTGAGCGAAACCCACTAG
- a CDS encoding prolipoprotein diacylglyceryl transferase, protein MQSELFRIPVEIAGVPLFGFGVLLALWVIGLGGWLYWQTRRGMPAAEARGFLPVGLLAAAVIVLLPRLFPEGLPIRGYGLMLLLAAVCGIGMAAHRAHQNGLSPDVIYSLAGWLFVCGILGARVFYVIEYWEDRFATLAFPNNLIQMLMFTEGGLVVYGSLIGASLAFMAFCWRHKLPVLALADILAPSLVVGLAFGRIGCLLNGCCYGGQCDRPWAVTFPVGSPAYQDQLYAGELPRGLRLLVDDTVRPPRLIVDGARIDGRPESDQVASINGRRVATMTQAQRVLSRAYWSGQKVEVTLRDGRQVTVEAKSLPVHPTQVYSAVNAALLAWLTWTYYAFRRRDGEVIGLLLSLYPVSRYLLEDIRTDEAAIFGTGLSISQNVSVGLLIGVAVFWVVLLRRPARLALAPAEPQPA, encoded by the coding sequence ATGCAGAGCGAGTTGTTTCGAATCCCGGTCGAGATCGCCGGCGTTCCGCTGTTCGGCTTTGGCGTGCTGCTCGCGCTGTGGGTGATCGGTCTAGGGGGGTGGCTGTACTGGCAGACACGACGCGGGATGCCGGCCGCCGAGGCGCGGGGCTTCCTGCCGGTCGGGCTCCTGGCAGCGGCGGTGATCGTGCTGCTGCCGCGGCTCTTCCCCGAGGGCCTGCCGATCCGCGGCTACGGCCTGATGCTGCTGCTGGCGGCGGTCTGCGGGATCGGCATGGCGGCGCACCGCGCCCACCAGAATGGGCTGTCGCCCGATGTCATCTACTCGCTGGCGGGGTGGCTGTTTGTGTGCGGCATCCTCGGCGCGCGGGTGTTCTACGTGATCGAGTACTGGGAGGACCGCTTCGCCACGCTCGCCTTCCCCAACAACCTCATCCAGATGCTGATGTTCACCGAGGGCGGCCTAGTGGTGTACGGCTCGCTGATCGGCGCCTCGCTGGCGTTCATGGCGTTCTGCTGGCGCCACAAGCTGCCGGTGCTGGCGCTGGCGGATATCCTCGCGCCGAGCCTGGTGGTCGGGCTCGCGTTTGGGCGGATCGGCTGCCTGCTGAACGGCTGCTGCTACGGCGGCCAGTGCGACCGGCCGTGGGCAGTCACCTTTCCCGTTGGCAGCCCTGCCTACCAGGACCAGCTCTACGCCGGTGAGCTGCCGCGCGGGCTGCGGCTGCTCGTTGACGACACCGTGCGGCCGCCGCGGCTGATCGTCGACGGCGCCCGCATCGACGGCCGCCCGGAGAGCGACCAGGTCGCGTCGATCAACGGCCGGCGGGTCGCGACCATGACTCAGGCGCAGCGGGTGCTGAGCCGCGCGTACTGGTCGGGGCAGAAGGTCGAGGTGACGCTCCGCGACGGCCGGCAGGTCACGGTCGAAGCCAAGAGCCTGCCCGTACACCCGACGCAGGTCTACAGCGCGGTCAACGCCGCCCTGCTGGCGTGGCTGACCTGGACCTACTACGCGTTCCGCCGCCGCGACGGCGAGGTGATCGGCCTGCTGCTGTCGCTCTACCCGGTCTCGCGGTACCTGCTCGAGGACATCCGCACCGACGAGGCCGCCATCTTCGGCACCGGGCTGAGCATCTCGCAGAACGTCAGCGTCGGGCTGTTGATTGGCGTGGCGGTGTTCTGGGTCGTGCTGCTGCGTCGGCCTGCGCGACTCGCGCTTGCTCCGGCCGAACCCCAACCCGCCTAG
- the panC gene encoding pantoate--beta-alanine ligase, producing the protein MKPPEVITAPARLRERIAAERRGGQRIGLVPTMGALHAGHLSLVDAARQDCGVVITSIFVNPTQFAPGEDFDQYPRNLDADLGLLGPAGCTLVFAPSVETMYPAGCETTIDVGGVARSLEGESRPTHFAGVATVVMKLFQLAPADAAYFGRKDYQQTLVIDRMVRDLNVPIELVICPIVREPDGLAMSSRNAYLSPEERCRALALHASLRLAEQMCSRGERDAAAIRTAMLALLAESDITPEYIAIVRDGTLEPIDPVDGPAAIAVAARVGKTRLIDNLVVR; encoded by the coding sequence ATGAAACCGCCCGAAGTCATCACCGCCCCCGCGCGGCTCCGCGAGCGGATCGCCGCCGAGCGGCGCGGCGGGCAGCGGATTGGGCTGGTCCCGACCATGGGCGCCCTGCACGCCGGGCACCTCAGCCTGGTTGACGCGGCCCGCCAGGATTGCGGCGTCGTGATCACCAGCATCTTTGTGAACCCGACGCAGTTCGCTCCGGGCGAGGACTTCGATCAGTACCCACGCAACCTAGACGCCGACCTGGGGCTGCTGGGCCCGGCCGGGTGCACGCTGGTGTTTGCGCCGTCGGTCGAGACCATGTACCCCGCCGGCTGCGAAACCACGATCGACGTCGGCGGGGTGGCGCGGTCGCTGGAGGGGGAATCCCGCCCCACCCATTTTGCGGGGGTGGCGACGGTCGTGATGAAGCTGTTCCAGCTCGCGCCGGCCGACGCCGCGTACTTCGGCCGCAAGGACTACCAGCAGACCCTGGTCATCGATCGCATGGTGCGTGACCTCAACGTGCCGATCGAGCTGGTGATCTGCCCGATCGTCCGCGAGCCCGACGGCTTGGCGATGAGCTCGCGGAACGCGTACTTGTCGCCGGAGGAACGCTGCCGGGCGCTCGCCCTGCACGCGTCCCTGAGGTTGGCCGAGCAGATGTGCAGCCGCGGCGAACGCGACGCCGCCGCCATCCGCACCGCGATGCTGGCGCTGCTAGCAGAATCGGACATCACGCCGGAGTACATCGCCATCGTCCGCGACGGCACGCTCGAACCGATCGACCCGGTTGACGGCCCGGCCGCAATCGCGGTCGCCGCCCGGGTCGGCAAGACGCGATTGATCGATAACCTTGTCGTCCGCTAG
- the folK gene encoding 2-amino-4-hydroxy-6-hydroxymethyldihydropteridine diphosphokinase has product MPQCLLALGANLGDALSTLMQSAKAIGVLPGVRLQRVSRLIESAPVGGPADQPRFTNGAATIETELPPHELLHALHEVEQRFGRQRRDRWEARTLDIDLLLYGDRASSENGVQTPHPRMTFRPFVMIPAAEIAGETTHPLLGRPLGELDQLRAAGANKLAVLGGPSWLVELARGCVGANGPEVVTNFDPDALPPRLSVINDNPAPLIGAGPTLWTPEDAPHDALRQDLTAAIQCVWPGLG; this is encoded by the coding sequence ATGCCCCAATGCCTGCTAGCGCTCGGAGCCAATCTCGGAGACGCGCTCAGCACCCTGATGCAGTCGGCCAAGGCGATTGGCGTGCTGCCCGGAGTGCGGCTGCAACGCGTGAGCCGGCTCATCGAGTCGGCGCCGGTCGGCGGCCCCGCCGATCAGCCGCGGTTCACCAACGGCGCGGCCACCATCGAGACCGAACTCCCGCCGCACGAGTTGCTGCACGCGCTGCACGAAGTTGAACAGCGGTTCGGCCGCCAACGCCGCGACCGCTGGGAGGCCCGGACCCTCGACATCGACCTGCTCCTCTACGGCGACCGTGCTAGCAGCGAGAATGGCGTCCAGACGCCCCACCCGCGGATGACGTTCCGCCCGTTCGTGATGATCCCGGCCGCCGAGATCGCCGGAGAGACCACCCACCCGCTCCTCGGTCGGCCGCTCGGCGAGCTGGATCAGCTGCGTGCCGCCGGGGCGAACAAGCTCGCGGTGCTCGGCGGGCCCTCCTGGTTGGTCGAGCTGGCCCGCGGGTGCGTCGGCGCCAACGGGCCGGAGGTCGTGACAAACTTCGACCCCGACGCGTTGCCGCCGCGGCTGTCGGTGATCAACGACAACCCGGCGCCGCTGATCGGAGCAGGCCCCACGCTGTGGACGCCCGAGGACGCCCCCCACGACGCCCTGCGGCAGGACCTGACCGCCGCGATCCAGTGCGTCTGGCCCGGGCTGGGCTGA
- the hemE gene encoding uroporphyrinogen decarboxylase → MQRMIEKQGAVAYVSASMREAPIEGNRDAIEFAHRLLAGQVDAMILLTGVGVRFFMQAVSRHVDRQRLIDALSDVPTIARGPKPVAALKELGVKPTLRVPEPNTWRELLSTLDQQMPVANMKVGLQEYGATNPSLIAGLEARGATVDLLRIYNWELPEDVGPLEENVRRLARGEADVLMITSAQQIEHLMQVAERLGEDEALRAALGGTVVASVGPTTSDRLRALGLPVDFEPSHPKMGNLVVEALREAPTLLARKRALPRRSISARTSPREDRAAELVDATRNQPWHDSPFLKACRQEPTPYTPIWMMRQAGRYMPEYRAVRAKTGFLELCRNPQLCSEVMCTAVEYLGVDAAIIFSDLLPILEPMGLDLEFAPGDGPVIHNPVRESADVDRVLDLSSVESLHYVIETVRQTRADLPDTIPLIGFAGAPFTLASYTIEGGGSRNYLHTKTLMYRDEGAWRTLMERLADAVTLYLNAQIDAGAQAVQLFDSWVGCLCPADYTRYVQPYVKRIIDNLTPGAAVIHFGAGNPELLGPIAEAGGDVIGVDWRIDLDEAWSRVGRRAVQGNLDPASLLGSLDSIKQGAQRVLDQAAGRPGHIFNLGHGIVPPTPPENARALVEMVHELSAR, encoded by the coding sequence ATGCAGCGGATGATCGAGAAGCAGGGAGCGGTTGCCTACGTCAGCGCGTCGATGCGCGAGGCGCCCATCGAGGGCAACCGCGACGCGATTGAATTCGCGCACCGACTGCTAGCAGGGCAGGTCGACGCGATGATCCTGCTGACCGGGGTCGGGGTTCGTTTCTTCATGCAGGCGGTTTCTCGCCACGTCGACCGGCAGCGGCTGATTGACGCGCTGTCGGACGTGCCGACCATCGCCCGCGGACCCAAGCCGGTCGCCGCGCTCAAGGAGCTCGGCGTCAAGCCGACCCTCCGTGTGCCCGAGCCGAACACCTGGCGCGAGCTGCTCAGCACGCTCGACCAGCAGATGCCGGTCGCCAACATGAAGGTCGGCCTGCAGGAGTACGGCGCCACGAACCCCAGCCTGATCGCGGGCCTCGAGGCCCGCGGGGCCACGGTCGACCTGCTGCGGATCTACAACTGGGAGCTGCCCGAGGACGTCGGCCCGCTGGAGGAGAACGTCCGCCGCCTGGCCCGCGGCGAGGCCGACGTGCTGATGATCACCTCGGCGCAGCAGATCGAGCACCTGATGCAGGTCGCCGAGCGGCTCGGCGAAGACGAGGCGCTCCGCGCCGCGCTCGGCGGCACGGTGGTCGCCTCGGTCGGCCCCACCACCTCCGACCGGCTCCGGGCGCTCGGCCTGCCGGTCGACTTCGAGCCGTCGCACCCCAAGATGGGCAACCTGGTCGTCGAGGCGCTCCGCGAGGCGCCCACGCTGCTCGCGCGCAAACGCGCGCTGCCGCGGCGATCGATCAGCGCCCGCACCTCGCCGCGTGAGGACCGCGCCGCCGAGCTGGTCGACGCCACCCGCAACCAGCCGTGGCACGACAGCCCATTCCTCAAGGCCTGCCGCCAAGAGCCGACGCCCTACACGCCGATCTGGATGATGCGCCAAGCGGGCCGCTACATGCCCGAGTACCGCGCGGTCCGCGCCAAGACCGGATTCCTCGAGCTGTGCCGCAACCCACAGCTCTGCAGCGAGGTCATGTGCACCGCGGTCGAGTACCTCGGCGTCGACGCGGCGATCATCTTCTCCGACCTGCTGCCGATCCTCGAGCCGATGGGACTCGACCTCGAGTTTGCCCCCGGCGACGGGCCGGTGATCCACAACCCGGTCCGCGAGTCGGCCGACGTCGACCGCGTGCTCGACCTCTCTAGCGTCGAGTCGCTGCACTACGTCATCGAGACCGTCCGCCAGACCCGCGCCGACCTGCCCGACACAATCCCGCTGATCGGCTTCGCGGGCGCGCCGTTCACGCTCGCCAGCTACACCATCGAGGGGGGCGGCAGCCGCAACTATCTGCACACCAAGACCCTCATGTACCGCGACGAGGGCGCCTGGCGGACCCTCATGGAGCGGCTCGCCGACGCGGTCACCCTCTACCTCAACGCCCAGATCGACGCCGGCGCGCAGGCCGTGCAGCTGTTCGACAGCTGGGTCGGCTGCCTCTGCCCGGCCGACTACACCCGCTACGTGCAGCCCTACGTCAAGCGGATCATCGACAACCTGACGCCCGGCGCGGCGGTGATCCACTTCGGTGCCGGCAACCCCGAGCTGCTCGGCCCCATTGCCGAAGCCGGCGGCGATGTGATCGGCGTCGACTGGCGGATCGACCTCGACGAGGCCTGGTCACGCGTTGGGCGCCGCGCGGTGCAGGGCAACCTCGACCCCGCGAGCCTGCTCGGCAGCCTCGACTCGATCAAGCAGGGCGCCCAGCGGGTCCTCGACCAGGCCGCCGGCCGCCCCGGGCACATCTTCAACCTCGGCCACGGCATCGTGCCGCCGACCCCGCCCGAGAACGCCCGCGCGCTGGTTGAGATGGTGCACGAATTGAGCGCGCGCTAA
- a CDS encoding Tex-like N-terminal domain-containing protein encodes MGPNAINLKPIANELGLDAAGVEQTVQLLDAGNTVPFITRYRRDATGGFDEQQIEAVRDRVHRARQLEERRETILRSLKAQRKLSDDLQEQISRASSVAQLEDLYLPFKPKRQSLAEKAKSQGLAPLADEIFRAADSCADLDKRAADFIDKEQEVPDAATALVGAGHILAERFAESSTLRKRARKVMQDSGQLVSKAVDGLAEKRKATFKDFLDYREKLSRAPTHRILAINRGEREKALKVSVECDAAAIEQAAIELLVPAEHAHRDFLVGCVRDAARRLLVPSLQREARRALTEKAEEHSLTVFARNLRRLLLQPPIRGKRVLALDPGYKNGCKLAALDEFGGLVAHDLIHLVGGEDKQADGRKRLAEMIREHSVELIAIGNGRACRPSEQLVAELLADELKEHDAHYVVVNEAGASVYSTSTIGREELPELDASHRSAVSIARRLQDPLSELVKIDPASLGVGLYQHDSRNKPMRDTLNQVVESCVSFVGVDLNNASPTLLSHVAGLNPLTARRVYEHRVEKGPFKSRQQLLEVKGVGESAFVQSAGFLKVEDGENPLDATWVHPESYDAAAKLLELVGVDAAELRTPAGGAKFQDALAERNRDELAESLGVGRLSLDQLVDSLSRPGRDLRDDRPPPVFRRDVVKIDDLEIGSELAGVVLNVVDFGAFVDIGLSESGLVHVSQLSSGYVRDPHTVVAVGDRVRVWVTSIDAQRRRVALTMIKPGTPQAEGGRKEKSGESGGGRRQRPKRKSGEAASRSGDGRSGDGKPSGRKPRGKSGRGDRRVERAPAGPRVFEQRAKKESKALTKDMEEGKEAMRSFGDLLQFHKKKSSDDK; translated from the coding sequence ATGGGCCCCAACGCCATCAACCTCAAGCCGATCGCCAACGAACTAGGCCTCGACGCCGCCGGCGTCGAGCAGACCGTGCAGTTGCTGGACGCCGGCAACACGGTCCCGTTCATCACCCGCTACCGCCGCGACGCCACCGGCGGCTTCGACGAGCAGCAGATCGAGGCCGTCCGCGACCGGGTGCACCGCGCCCGGCAACTCGAGGAGCGCCGCGAGACCATCCTCCGCTCGCTCAAAGCGCAGCGCAAGTTGAGCGACGACCTGCAGGAGCAGATCAGCCGCGCATCGTCGGTTGCGCAGCTCGAAGACCTCTACCTGCCGTTCAAGCCGAAGCGGCAGTCGCTGGCCGAAAAGGCGAAGAGCCAGGGCCTCGCGCCGCTGGCCGACGAGATCTTCCGCGCCGCCGACAGCTGCGCCGACCTCGACAAACGCGCCGCCGACTTCATCGACAAGGAGCAAGAAGTCCCCGACGCGGCCACCGCGCTGGTCGGCGCCGGGCACATCCTGGCAGAACGCTTCGCCGAGTCGTCCACGCTCCGCAAACGCGCCCGCAAGGTCATGCAGGACAGCGGCCAGCTCGTCAGCAAGGCGGTCGACGGCCTGGCCGAGAAGCGCAAGGCGACCTTCAAGGACTTCCTCGACTACCGCGAGAAGCTGAGCCGCGCGCCGACCCACCGCATCCTCGCCATCAACCGCGGCGAACGCGAGAAGGCGCTCAAGGTGAGCGTCGAGTGCGACGCCGCCGCGATCGAGCAGGCCGCCATCGAGCTGCTGGTCCCCGCGGAGCACGCCCACCGCGACTTCCTGGTCGGCTGCGTCCGCGACGCCGCGCGGCGGCTGCTGGTCCCCAGCCTGCAGCGTGAGGCCCGTCGCGCGCTCACCGAGAAGGCCGAGGAGCACTCGCTGACGGTCTTCGCCCGCAACCTCCGGAGGCTGCTGCTGCAGCCGCCGATCCGCGGCAAGCGCGTGCTCGCACTCGACCCGGGCTACAAGAACGGCTGCAAGCTCGCCGCGCTCGACGAGTTCGGCGGCCTGGTCGCGCACGACCTGATCCACCTGGTCGGCGGCGAAGACAAGCAGGCCGACGGCCGCAAGCGGCTCGCCGAGATGATCCGCGAGCACAGCGTCGAGCTGATCGCGATCGGCAACGGCCGCGCCTGCCGCCCGAGCGAGCAGCTGGTCGCCGAGCTGCTGGCCGACGAGCTCAAGGAGCACGACGCGCACTACGTCGTGGTCAACGAGGCGGGCGCCAGCGTCTACTCGACCAGCACGATCGGCCGCGAGGAGCTGCCGGAGCTCGACGCCTCGCACCGCAGCGCGGTGTCGATCGCCCGCCGGCTGCAGGACCCGCTCAGCGAGCTGGTGAAGATCGACCCGGCCAGCCTGGGCGTCGGCCTGTACCAGCACGACTCACGCAACAAGCCGATGCGAGACACGCTCAACCAGGTGGTCGAGTCGTGCGTCAGCTTCGTCGGCGTCGACCTCAACAACGCCAGCCCGACCTTGCTCTCGCACGTGGCGGGACTCAACCCGCTGACCGCCCGCCGGGTGTACGAGCACCGCGTCGAGAAGGGCCCCTTCAAGAGCCGCCAGCAGCTGCTCGAGGTGAAGGGGGTCGGCGAGTCGGCCTTCGTCCAGTCGGCCGGCTTCCTCAAGGTCGAGGACGGCGAGAACCCGCTCGACGCCACCTGGGTGCACCCCGAGAGCTACGACGCCGCGGCCAAGCTGCTCGAGCTGGTCGGCGTCGACGCCGCCGAGCTCCGCACGCCGGCCGGGGGCGCCAAGTTCCAGGACGCGCTCGCCGAGCGCAACCGCGACGAGCTGGCCGAGTCGCTCGGCGTGGGCCGGCTATCGCTCGATCAACTGGTCGACTCGCTGTCGCGTCCCGGCCGCGACCTCCGCGACGACCGCCCGCCGCCCGTCTTCCGCCGCGACGTCGTGAAGATCGACGACCTGGAGATCGGCTCGGAGCTGGCGGGCGTGGTGCTGAACGTGGTCGACTTCGGCGCGTTCGTCGACATCGGCTTGTCGGAGAGCGGGCTGGTGCACGTCAGCCAGCTCAGCAGCGGCTACGTCCGCGACCCGCACACCGTGGTCGCCGTGGGCGACCGGGTCCGCGTGTGGGTCACCTCGATCGACGCCCAGCGCCGCCGCGTGGCGCTCACCATGATCAAGCCCGGCACGCCCCAGGCCGAAGGGGGCCGCAAGGAGAAGTCGGGCGAGTCCGGCGGCGGCCGCCGCCAGCGTCCCAAACGCAAGTCGGGCGAGGCTGCGAGCCGGTCTGGCGATGGCCGCTCAGGCGACGGCAAGCCCTCCGGCCGCAAGCCACGCGGCAAGTCGGGCCGCGGCGACCGCCGCGTCGAGCGGGCCCCCGCCGGCCCGCGGGTCTTCGAGCAACGCGCCAAAAAGGAATCGAAGGCCCTCACCAAAGACATGGAAGAGGGCAAGGAAGCCATGCGCTCCTTCGGCGACCTGCTGCAGTTCCACAAGAAGAAGTCTTCGGACGATAAGTAG